Proteins encoded by one window of Halorubrum ruber:
- a CDS encoding DnaJ domain-containing protein gives MTNRTIVVGLAGAFVGMTALLLIGGVVLHPIALALAVPFGAVSYFLWYHASGRLHDQARRSAEAAGPTERERARQRARAEANRERAYRAAGTDGGRGPNAGPGTGQRGARGPGGTGARDPRDRAPAADRMSEREAYETLGLDRTADSEAVRRRYRERAKRLHPDGEDGDEEGFKRLNEAYEVLKN, from the coding sequence GTGACGAACCGAACGATCGTCGTGGGGCTCGCCGGGGCGTTCGTCGGCATGACGGCGCTGCTCCTGATCGGCGGGGTCGTCCTCCACCCGATCGCGCTGGCGCTCGCGGTGCCGTTCGGCGCCGTCTCCTACTTCCTCTGGTACCACGCCAGCGGGCGCCTCCACGACCAGGCGCGGCGGTCGGCCGAGGCGGCGGGCCCGACGGAGCGCGAACGCGCCAGACAGCGCGCTCGCGCCGAGGCCAACAGGGAGCGCGCCTACCGCGCCGCCGGCACGGACGGCGGTCGCGGTCCGAATGCGGGTCCGGGGACGGGGCAGCGCGGCGCTCGCGGTCCCGGCGGAACCGGGGCCCGAGACCCGCGCGACCGCGCGCCGGCGGCCGACCGGATGAGCGAGCGGGAGGCGTACGAGACGCTCGGGCTCGATCGGACGGCCGACAGCGAGGCGGTCCGCCGGCGGTACCGCGAGCGCGCGAAGCGGCTCCACCCGGACGGGGAAGACGGCGACGAGGAGGGGTTCAAGCGGCTCAACGAGGCGTACGAGGTCTTGAAGAACTGA